In Lacibacter sp. H375, one DNA window encodes the following:
- a CDS encoding phosphosulfolactate synthase, giving the protein MNFNLTQIPERNKKPRNHGITMVMDKGLSVEEAKNFMSIAEPHVDIVKLGFGTSFVTPNLRAKLDVYASHNIPVYFGGTLFEAFLIRNQFDDYISVCKEYGVTYMEVSDGSIEIPHAEKCGYIEKLTKHGTVLSEVGSKDAAHIIPPYKWIELMRAELEAGSTYVIAEAREAGNVGIYRGSGEVREGLVQEILTQIPEEKIIWEAPQKAQQLYFIELVGHNVNLGNIAPSEVIPLETMRLGLRGDTFHMFLDKQKA; this is encoded by the coding sequence ATGAATTTTAACCTTACACAGATTCCTGAGCGTAATAAGAAACCCCGCAACCACGGCATTACTATGGTGATGGATAAGGGGCTGAGTGTTGAAGAAGCTAAGAACTTTATGAGTATTGCTGAGCCACATGTAGATATTGTGAAACTTGGTTTTGGCACCTCATTCGTTACACCTAACCTGCGTGCAAAGCTTGATGTTTACGCCTCACATAATATACCCGTTTACTTTGGTGGTACTTTATTTGAAGCTTTCCTGATCCGTAACCAGTTTGACGATTATATCAGTGTTTGTAAAGAATATGGCGTTACATACATGGAAGTGAGTGATGGCTCCATTGAAATTCCACACGCAGAAAAATGCGGTTATATTGAAAAACTCACCAAGCACGGAACTGTGTTGAGCGAAGTGGGTAGTAAAGATGCAGCTCACATCATTCCACCTTATAAATGGATTGAACTGATGCGAGCCGAACTGGAAGCCGGTTCTACTTATGTAATTGCGGAAGCACGTGAAGCAGGTAATGTGGGTATCTATCGTGGCAGCGGTGAAGTGCGTGAAGGGCTGGTGCAGGAAATTCTTACACAGATACCCGAAGAAAAGATTATTTGGGAAGCGCCCCAAAAAGCACAACAATTGTACTTTATTGAATTGGTTGGTCATAATGTGAACCTGGGGAATATTGCTCCGTCAGAAGTAATTCCTCTTGAAACAATGAGACTAGGTTTACGTGGTGACACCTTCCATATGTTCCTCGATAAACAGAAAGCATAA
- a CDS encoding tetratricopeptide repeat protein, with the protein MKQNPSRNDKEEIRELLRLFENLKNGRSQSFLEEESFEKLVDHFDDKEDYPQALQAAELGIEIYPYSSVLLVKKADLLLATRQYKAALEVLDQAELLDHNDINLFILRTDAYLALDQQEKAVELLEEGLLLFNGEERLELLFELADVYDDYEEFEKVFDCLKLILEEEPTNEEALYKICFWTDFTGRNEESIKLHLNIINDNPYSELAWFNLGAAYQGLKLYEKSIDAYMYCITIDEKFDYAYRNIGDAYIRLRKYKDAIEMLEKVLELSRPEEVIHEAIGYCYDRMGQYAQARFHYRKASHMNPEDSKLYYKIACTYINEAQYESGIKQLQQALRIHRTQPEYNLAMGMALVEIGEYKTAIEHYANVIKSRPKNVKGWSAILECMLKADLLDTADEYALAAYEATGSKPVFIFYRAAIFFAQGKTKQAITQLEYAMAKSPKLIKKLIEIQPKLMQHPQVVDIIARYKRSRSI; encoded by the coding sequence ATGAAACAAAACCCCTCCAGAAACGACAAAGAAGAGATCAGGGAATTGCTCCGTCTTTTTGAGAATCTGAAAAACGGGCGTTCACAATCATTCCTGGAAGAAGAAAGTTTTGAAAAACTAGTGGATCATTTTGATGATAAGGAAGACTATCCCCAAGCATTACAGGCAGCCGAACTCGGCATTGAGATCTATCCTTATTCTTCGGTGCTGCTGGTGAAAAAAGCTGATTTACTTCTGGCTACCCGCCAATACAAGGCAGCTCTTGAAGTACTTGACCAGGCTGAACTGCTAGATCATAATGACATCAACCTCTTTATTCTTCGCACCGATGCTTACCTGGCATTGGATCAGCAAGAGAAGGCTGTAGAGTTACTTGAAGAGGGCTTGCTCCTATTTAACGGGGAAGAACGACTGGAACTCTTATTTGAACTTGCGGATGTGTACGACGACTATGAGGAATTTGAAAAGGTGTTCGATTGCCTGAAATTGATCCTTGAAGAGGAGCCCACCAATGAAGAAGCACTTTATAAGATATGCTTCTGGACTGATTTCACCGGTCGAAATGAAGAATCCATCAAACTTCACCTAAATATCATCAACGACAATCCTTATAGTGAGCTGGCTTGGTTTAACCTCGGCGCTGCTTACCAAGGATTGAAATTATACGAGAAATCCATTGATGCATACATGTATTGTATCACCATTGATGAGAAGTTCGATTATGCTTATCGCAATATCGGCGATGCATATATCCGCCTGCGCAAATACAAGGATGCCATTGAAATGCTGGAGAAAGTACTTGAACTCAGCAGGCCTGAAGAAGTGATTCATGAAGCAATTGGTTATTGCTACGACCGTATGGGCCAATACGCACAGGCAAGGTTCCACTACCGCAAGGCTTCACACATGAATCCTGAGGATAGTAAGCTTTACTATAAAATTGCCTGCACTTACATTAACGAAGCCCAATACGAAAGCGGCATCAAACAATTGCAACAGGCATTACGTATCCATCGTACTCAACCCGAGTATAATCTTGCAATGGGTATGGCGTTGGTTGAAATAGGAGAATATAAAACCGCCATTGAGCATTATGCCAATGTCATCAAATCAAGACCAAAAAATGTAAAAGGCTGGAGCGCCATACTTGAATGCATGCTCAAAGCTGATCTGCTTGATACAGCCGATGAGTATGCCCTTGCTGCTTACGAAGCAACCGGCAGCAAACCGGTATTTATCTTTTACCGGGCAGCTATATTCTTTGCACAGGGCAAAACCAAGCAAGCGATCACACAGCTCGAATATGCCATGGCCAAGTCTCCGAAGCTTATTAAAAAACTCATCGAAATACAACCTAAACTGATGCAACATCCACAGGTTGTAGACATAATTGCCCGTTACAAACGTTCCCGTTCAATTTAA
- the yidC gene encoding membrane protein insertase YidC yields the protein MNFDRNTIIGFAAMMVLLFGYIFFTQRQQGALEAEKQKTADSLAKVEAAKRKLVDTTTLKTATSKFDSAQTAQAAGEFQPALSEQLTVVENELMKVSFTNKGGYPKTVELKNFKRYDGKQVVLGGEAHQLIYSVNTGDNKAALTSQLNFTNAGITKTADGQTITFRVADSAGKSIEHVYTIKNNNYLIDWNVKLNGADKLLTQGILNLNWDITAKQQEKDLKYEKGQSNLGYNEEGDYDFEAAGTGDTKKFGDKTKWIGVKQQFFNTSIIAGSTFAYGESTWAVPEEKDDSLQKVMDVKSVLRFNLAGASQGTVPMQLYYGPNDFHTLKAIGNKLESHVQLGYGIFAFVKYINRFVVMPVFDFFDRNIASMGIVILLLTFFIRLIISPLTYSSYLSGAKMKVLRPEIDELKKKHGSDQQAMSMEQMKLFRQAGVNPLGGCIPALLQIPIFFALYSFFNANIGLRGESFLWAKDLSSYDTIATLPFNIPFYGDHVSLFTITATITSLLISVYNMQMTPTQDNPVMKYMIYFFPIMLLFIFNSLPSALTWYYTVSNIVTLGLQFVIQKFIINEEKIHAKLQENKKKPVSKSKWQERLEQIQQTNQKVQDMKKPGGKK from the coding sequence ATGAATTTTGACCGGAATACGATTATTGGCTTTGCTGCGATGATGGTGCTGTTGTTTGGTTATATCTTCTTTACCCAACGTCAGCAAGGTGCCCTTGAAGCCGAAAAACAAAAAACAGCTGATTCTTTAGCGAAAGTGGAAGCAGCTAAGCGCAAGTTGGTTGATACAACTACCCTGAAAACGGCGACATCGAAATTTGATTCTGCACAAACTGCCCAGGCAGCGGGTGAATTTCAACCAGCACTTTCAGAGCAACTGACAGTTGTAGAAAATGAATTGATGAAGGTGAGCTTTACCAACAAAGGCGGTTATCCTAAAACAGTTGAATTAAAGAACTTCAAACGTTACGATGGTAAACAGGTGGTATTGGGTGGCGAAGCTCACCAATTGATCTATTCTGTGAATACCGGCGATAACAAAGCAGCGCTCACTTCTCAATTGAACTTTACAAATGCAGGTATCACTAAAACTGCTGATGGGCAAACCATCACGTTTCGTGTAGCTGACTCTGCAGGAAAATCAATTGAACACGTTTATACAATTAAGAATAACAATTACCTCATTGATTGGAATGTGAAATTGAATGGCGCTGATAAACTCTTAACACAAGGCATTCTTAATCTTAACTGGGATATCACCGCCAAGCAACAGGAGAAAGATCTCAAATATGAAAAAGGACAAAGTAATCTTGGTTATAACGAGGAAGGTGACTATGATTTTGAAGCGGCTGGTACAGGCGATACAAAAAAGTTTGGCGATAAAACAAAATGGATTGGTGTAAAACAACAGTTCTTTAATACATCGATCATTGCAGGTTCAACATTTGCTTATGGTGAATCAACTTGGGCCGTGCCTGAAGAAAAAGATGATTCATTGCAAAAGGTGATGGATGTGAAATCAGTATTACGTTTTAATCTTGCAGGTGCATCACAAGGAACTGTTCCAATGCAGTTGTATTATGGACCGAACGATTTTCATACACTCAAAGCAATTGGTAATAAACTCGAAAGTCATGTGCAGCTTGGTTACGGCATCTTTGCGTTTGTAAAGTATATCAACCGTTTTGTGGTAATGCCTGTGTTCGATTTCTTCGACAGGAATATCGCCAGCATGGGTATTGTAATTCTTTTGCTCACCTTCTTTATTCGTTTGATCATTTCTCCGCTTACTTATTCAAGTTATTTAAGTGGTGCAAAAATGAAAGTGTTGCGTCCGGAAATTGATGAGTTGAAAAAGAAACATGGCAGTGATCAACAGGCTATGAGTATGGAGCAAATGAAATTGTTCCGTCAGGCCGGCGTAAATCCATTAGGTGGATGTATTCCCGCATTGTTGCAGATTCCTATCTTCTTTGCATTGTACAGCTTCTTTAATGCCAATATTGGTTTGCGTGGGGAAAGCTTCCTCTGGGCGAAAGATCTTTCGTCTTATGATACGATTGCCACATTACCATTCAACATACCGTTCTATGGTGATCATGTGAGCTTGTTTACTATTACGGCAACCATCACGAGTTTATTGATCTCTGTGTACAATATGCAGATGACACCAACACAGGACAACCCGGTGATGAAGTACATGATCTATTTCTTTCCAATCATGTTGTTGTTCATCTTTAACAGTCTTCCTTCGGCGTTAACATGGTATTATACTGTATCAAACATAGTAACACTGGGCTTGCAGTTTGTGATCCAGAAGTTTATTATCAATGAAGAGAAGATACATGCCAAATTGCAGGAGAATAAGAAGAAACCTGTAAGTAAATCGAAATGGCAGGAGCGACTTGAGCAGATACAGCAAACCAACCAGAAAGTGCAGGATATGAAAAAGCCTGGTGGCAAAAAATAA
- a CDS encoding DUF4407 domain-containing protein, producing the protein MSQQATPMYAGEAYVPTQTDELLWWLATAEKELIKDCVVDRNRYRIVGMSVLATWIFATLAWTYFFSTVIDNVFLYVGSGVFMGFVILSIDRALIKGINQFNKRKITPLLFRGLLALTIGTFMAQPAILYMFDKEIKMQVSLDNEKRKLTKRTELDLLYKNRKDELQKEKTGLQKDLAVKYAEVNNAREKFIAETDGSGGSGKVGIQDIAIAKRNEYQKLDEEYKALQTQQQQRIGAIDEELNGMETTIKKQEADFLNYLNTGFLTRIEAMNNLLKENDALQFRYYLILIILMLIELMPVIAKTLLPVGVYDEKVKQREALEKQMAEESVDYERDMKRLYNKLSMQQDTETMEEFFRMQKDEQKTKLNHFGKDWKRNDENVQGFWEKIKQQMIGRPEN; encoded by the coding sequence ATGAGTCAACAGGCTACGCCCATGTACGCCGGGGAAGCATATGTGCCCACCCAAACAGATGAACTGCTTTGGTGGTTAGCTACCGCAGAGAAAGAACTGATCAAAGATTGTGTGGTTGACCGCAACCGCTATCGCATTGTTGGTATGAGCGTTCTTGCCACCTGGATTTTTGCCACACTTGCCTGGACCTATTTCTTTTCAACCGTTATCGACAATGTGTTTCTGTATGTCGGAAGTGGTGTGTTCATGGGTTTTGTGATCCTTAGTATCGACCGGGCTTTGATCAAGGGCATCAATCAATTCAATAAACGAAAGATCACTCCTCTCCTTTTTCGTGGGTTACTGGCATTAACCATCGGCACCTTTATGGCACAACCTGCCATTCTTTACATGTTTGATAAAGAAATAAAAATGCAGGTATCGCTTGATAATGAAAAACGAAAACTCACCAAGCGAACAGAACTTGATCTATTATACAAAAACCGTAAGGATGAATTGCAAAAGGAAAAGACAGGTTTACAAAAAGATCTGGCCGTAAAGTATGCCGAGGTAAATAATGCCCGTGAAAAATTTATAGCTGAAACGGATGGTAGCGGTGGCAGCGGGAAAGTAGGTATACAGGATATTGCCATTGCCAAGCGTAACGAATACCAAAAACTGGATGAAGAATACAAAGCGTTGCAAACACAACAGCAGCAACGCATTGGTGCCATTGATGAAGAACTGAATGGTATGGAAACAACGATAAAAAAACAGGAAGCAGATTTCTTGAATTACCTCAACACCGGTTTCTTAACCCGCATTGAAGCAATGAATAATCTGCTGAAAGAAAACGATGCTTTACAGTTTCGTTATTATCTTATTCTCATTATCCTGATGTTGATTGAATTGATGCCGGTGATTGCAAAAACTTTATTGCCGGTTGGCGTGTACGATGAAAAAGTAAAACAACGTGAAGCATTGGAAAAACAAATGGCCGAAGAAAGCGTGGATTATGAACGTGATATGAAACGTCTTTATAATAAGCTATCCATGCAACAGGATACGGAAACAATGGAAGAATTTTTCCGCATGCAGAAAGATGAACAGAAAACAAAACTCAATCATTTTGGTAAAGACTGGAAACGGAACGATGAAAATGTACAGGGGTTCTGGGAAAAGATAAAACAGCAGATGATTGGCAGACCGGAGAATTAA
- a CDS encoding CTP synthase gives MAKFIFVTGGVTSSLGKGIIAASLAKLLQSRGFKVTIQKFDPYINVDPGTLNPYEHGECFVTEDGAETDLDLGHYERYLNIHTTQANNVTTGRIYQTVINKEREGAYLGKTVQVVPHITDEIKRRMLLLGKDSKYDIVITEIGGTVGDIESLPFVEAVRQIQWELPEEDCLVIHLTLIPYLKAAKELKTKPTQHSVRMLSQEGVHPDIIVCRTERPLSTEIRRKIALFCNVKPEAVIEASDASTIYEVPLFMLKEKLDVICLRKLGVTIFPEPDLENWKKFLDKLKYPKSQVNIGLIGKYIELQDAYKSILESFIHAGAMNECKVNVVNVHSEFITDQNVAEKLTGLDGLLVAPGFGNRGIEGKITAIKYARENGLPFFGICLGMQMACVEFARNVLGLKDAHSFEMNAETPDPVIDMMEEQKKITSKGGTMRLGSYPCDIKEGSLAEKIYGSLHINERHRHRYEFNNKYMEAFEQAGMIPSGKNPETGLVEIIENPKHPFFIGVQYHPELKSTVESPAPLFVHFIKAAKDYSEKQQSIKNPLLESEMI, from the coding sequence ATGGCCAAGTTCATTTTTGTAACCGGTGGCGTTACATCATCATTGGGTAAAGGAATTATTGCCGCATCGTTGGCCAAATTGTTACAGTCCCGTGGGTTCAAAGTAACCATCCAGAAATTCGACCCTTACATCAACGTAGATCCCGGCACACTTAACCCTTACGAACATGGCGAATGTTTTGTAACAGAAGATGGTGCAGAAACTGATCTCGATCTTGGGCACTATGAGCGTTATTTAAATATTCATACTACACAGGCGAATAACGTTACAACCGGGCGTATTTATCAAACAGTCATCAATAAAGAACGTGAAGGTGCTTATCTCGGAAAAACCGTACAGGTAGTTCCGCATATAACAGATGAGATCAAACGCCGCATGTTATTGCTGGGTAAAGATTCCAAGTATGATATTGTGATCACTGAAATTGGTGGAACGGTGGGTGACATTGAATCATTACCTTTTGTGGAAGCTGTTCGTCAAATTCAATGGGAATTGCCGGAAGAAGATTGTCTCGTGATTCATTTAACACTCATTCCTTATTTAAAAGCAGCAAAAGAATTAAAAACAAAACCTACCCAGCACAGTGTTCGTATGCTGAGCCAGGAAGGTGTGCATCCTGATATTATTGTTTGCCGTACGGAGCGACCGTTGAGTACAGAAATCCGTCGTAAGATCGCTTTGTTCTGTAATGTAAAACCGGAAGCGGTAATTGAAGCAAGCGATGCTTCTACCATTTATGAAGTTCCGCTGTTTATGTTGAAGGAAAAATTAGATGTGATCTGTTTGCGTAAACTTGGCGTAACTATTTTCCCTGAACCGGATTTAGAAAACTGGAAGAAGTTTCTTGATAAATTAAAGTATCCAAAGAGCCAGGTAAACATTGGCTTGATTGGGAAATATATTGAACTGCAGGATGCATACAAATCAATCCTTGAAAGCTTTATTCATGCAGGTGCCATGAATGAATGTAAAGTGAATGTGGTGAATGTGCACAGTGAATTCATCACTGACCAAAATGTTGCCGAGAAGTTAACAGGTCTTGATGGTTTGTTGGTTGCCCCTGGTTTTGGTAACCGTGGTATAGAAGGAAAGATCACTGCAATTAAATATGCACGTGAAAACGGATTGCCTTTCTTTGGTATTTGTTTAGGTATGCAAATGGCTTGTGTTGAATTTGCAAGAAACGTATTAGGCTTAAAAGATGCACATTCGTTTGAAATGAATGCTGAAACGCCTGACCCGGTAATTGATATGATGGAAGAACAGAAGAAGATCACCAGCAAAGGTGGTACTATGCGTTTGGGATCTTATCCATGCGATATTAAAGAAGGCTCTTTAGCTGAAAAAATTTACGGAAGTTTACATATTAACGAACGTCATCGGCATCGCTACGAGTTCAACAATAAATACATGGAAGCATTTGAACAGGCGGGTATGATCCCTAGCGGTAAAAACCCGGAAACAGGTTTAGTGGAGATCATAGAAAATCCCAAGCACCCATTCTTTATTGGTGTGCAATATCATCCTGAATTAAAAAGCACGGTTGAAAGCCCTGCCCCTTTATTCGTACACTTTATTAAAGCAGCAAAAGATTATTCTGAGAAGCAACAGTCCATTAAGAATCCATTGCTGGAAAGTGAAATGATATAA
- the proC gene encoding pyrroline-5-carboxylate reductase, protein MNKKIAIIGGGNLGVAIAEGLIKSGFCLPSHIIITKRNIKTLNDIESKGVLVSSDNKEAARYADLVILAVKPFQIKDVLLEMKEELNSTRHVLVSVITGVGIKDMQEWVGTNMPVIRAMPNTAISIQESMTCISSINTVQEQLDYVHDLFSQLGRVALIDEKLMDAATVLGACGIAYALRYIRASIQGGIEIGFDAKTATLIAAQTVNGAAELLIQKGSHPEAEIDKVTTPRGCTIAGLNEMEHSGFSSSLIKGIKTSYESIGK, encoded by the coding sequence ATGAATAAAAAGATTGCCATTATTGGTGGAGGAAACCTAGGTGTTGCCATTGCAGAAGGACTGATAAAAAGTGGATTTTGTTTGCCCAGCCATATTATTATTACCAAGCGGAATATTAAAACCCTGAACGATATTGAAAGTAAGGGCGTGTTGGTTTCCAGCGATAACAAAGAAGCTGCACGTTATGCCGACCTCGTTATACTGGCAGTAAAACCTTTCCAGATAAAAGATGTGTTGCTGGAGATGAAGGAAGAACTGAACTCGACAAGACATGTGTTGGTAAGTGTAATTACCGGCGTTGGCATAAAAGATATGCAGGAGTGGGTGGGAACAAATATGCCTGTTATTCGTGCAATGCCGAATACCGCTATTTCAATCCAGGAAAGCATGACCTGTATCAGTTCAATAAATACTGTGCAGGAACAACTTGATTATGTGCATGATCTTTTTTCTCAACTTGGTCGTGTTGCACTCATCGATGAAAAACTGATGGATGCCGCAACAGTACTTGGTGCCTGTGGAATTGCATATGCGTTGCGTTATATCCGTGCAAGCATACAAGGCGGTATTGAAATTGGATTCGATGCAAAAACAGCGACACTTATTGCTGCACAAACTGTAAATGGAGCTGCTGAATTATTGATACAAAAAGGATCGCATCCAGAAGCAGAGATCGATAAAGTAACTACGCCACGTGGCTGTACCATTGCCGGACTTAATGAAATGGAACACAGCGGGTTTAGTTCATCACTTATAAAAGGTATAAAAACGAGTTACGAGAGTATTGGGAAATAG
- the purL gene encoding phosphoribosylformylglycinamidine synthase subunit PurL: MEITAKTAQQLRLTEEEFELIKKKLGRTPNFNELCAFSGMWSEHCSYKNSIKWLKTLPREGGRMLVKAGEENAGLMDIGDNLGVVFKIESHNHPSAIEPFQGAATGVGGIHRDIFTMGARPIAALNSLRFGNLKEAKTQHLLGGIVHGIGHYGNCFGVPTVGGEIYFEDCYHTNPLVNAMSVGIVKAGETVSATALGEGNPVFFVGSATGKDGIGGASFASADITAESAEELPAVQVGDPFQEKKLLEACLEVIQTGAVVGMQDMGAAGIICSTAEMSAKGEVGMRIDLDKVPTRQQNMKTWELLLSESQERMLMVVEKGKEQAVLDVFEKWDLPCSEIGEVTTDGLLKFYMHGELEAELPAYELVLGGGAPQYTREYAEPAYFEKIKAFDAKSIEVPDDLKAVAEQIIQIPNIASKRTVYHQYDSMVGTGNSSTNAPTDAAVVHVKGTTKGLAVTTDCNSKYVFADPYKGAMIAVSEAARNIVCSGGLPLGITNCLNFGNPYDPQVYYQFVHAIKGMGEACKKFDTPVTGGNVSFYNQSPDGAVYPTPTIGMVGLLENINDKMTLDFKTEGDVIFLIGKSTDDLGSSEYLHKLHSVEFSPAPHFDLEEEFVLQQTIASLIKQKIIVSAHDVSEGGLFTTLLESSFNNNLGFDVVASDSNIRKDAFWFGESQSRVVVTVKEEQVAAFKKVLNNHPYAELGVVTNGSVEVDGMEWGTVLSWKEKYDTAIENLLAGHESEHALTAL; the protein is encoded by the coding sequence ATGGAAATAACAGCAAAAACCGCACAGCAGCTTCGTTTAACCGAAGAAGAATTCGAATTAATTAAAAAGAAACTCGGCCGTACGCCCAACTTCAATGAACTCTGCGCCTTCAGTGGTATGTGGAGTGAGCATTGCAGTTATAAGAACTCTATTAAATGGTTGAAAACATTACCCCGTGAAGGCGGACGTATGTTAGTTAAGGCTGGCGAAGAGAATGCCGGGCTGATGGATATTGGCGATAACCTTGGTGTTGTATTTAAAATCGAGAGTCACAATCACCCGTCAGCCATTGAACCATTTCAAGGTGCTGCAACGGGTGTTGGTGGTATTCACCGTGATATATTTACCATGGGCGCAAGACCAATTGCCGCACTTAACTCACTGCGTTTCGGTAATCTGAAAGAAGCAAAAACCCAGCACTTGTTAGGTGGTATTGTACACGGTATCGGTCATTACGGTAACTGTTTTGGTGTGCCAACAGTTGGTGGTGAAATTTATTTTGAAGATTGTTATCATACTAACCCACTCGTGAACGCCATGAGTGTGGGTATTGTAAAAGCTGGTGAAACTGTTTCGGCAACAGCACTTGGCGAAGGCAACCCGGTTTTCTTTGTAGGTAGCGCAACAGGTAAAGATGGTATTGGCGGTGCAAGTTTTGCAAGTGCTGATATTACAGCAGAAAGTGCCGAAGAATTACCAGCAGTGCAGGTTGGTGATCCATTTCAGGAAAAGAAATTGTTGGAAGCTTGTTTGGAAGTAATACAAACAGGTGCAGTTGTTGGTATGCAGGATATGGGTGCAGCCGGTATTATTTGTTCAACTGCTGAAATGAGTGCAAAAGGTGAAGTAGGCATGCGCATTGATTTAGATAAAGTTCCAACTCGTCAACAAAATATGAAGACATGGGAACTGTTGCTGAGCGAAAGCCAGGAGCGTATGTTGATGGTGGTAGAAAAAGGAAAAGAACAGGCCGTATTAGATGTATTTGAAAAGTGGGACTTGCCTTGCTCTGAAATTGGTGAAGTAACAACCGATGGATTGTTGAAATTTTATATGCATGGTGAGCTGGAAGCAGAGCTACCTGCTTATGAGTTAGTATTGGGCGGAGGTGCACCACAATACACAAGAGAATATGCAGAACCTGCTTATTTCGAAAAAATTAAAGCCTTTGATGCTAAAAGTATCGAAGTGCCGGATGATCTGAAAGCTGTTGCTGAACAGATCATTCAAATCCCAAACATTGCCAGCAAGCGTACTGTTTATCATCAGTACGATAGTATGGTGGGTACAGGCAACTCAAGCACTAATGCACCAACCGATGCCGCCGTTGTTCATGTAAAAGGAACAACCAAAGGTTTAGCTGTAACAACTGATTGCAACAGTAAATATGTTTTTGCAGATCCTTATAAAGGTGCAATGATCGCAGTAAGCGAAGCTGCACGAAATATTGTTTGCAGTGGTGGTTTGCCATTGGGCATCACTAACTGTCTCAACTTTGGTAATCCTTACGATCCGCAAGTGTATTATCAATTTGTGCATGCCATTAAAGGAATGGGTGAAGCATGTAAAAAGTTTGATACGCCTGTTACTGGTGGTAATGTAAGTTTCTATAATCAAAGCCCGGATGGTGCAGTTTATCCAACACCAACAATTGGTATGGTGGGATTATTAGAGAACATCAATGATAAGATGACGCTTGATTTTAAAACAGAAGGCGACGTGATCTTTCTTATAGGAAAATCAACAGATGATCTTGGCTCAAGTGAATACTTGCACAAACTTCATTCAGTTGAATTCAGCCCGGCACCTCATTTTGATCTGGAAGAAGAGTTCGTGTTACAACAAACAATTGCATCGCTCATCAAACAAAAAATAATTGTCTCGGCACATGATGTAAGTGAAGGTGGCTTATTTACAACCTTACTGGAATCGTCATTCAATAATAATCTTGGGTTTGATGTGGTTGCATCAGACAGTAATATCCGTAAAGATGCATTCTGGTTTGGTGAATCACAAAGCCGTGTAGTGGTAACTGTGAAAGAAGAGCAAGTAGCAGCTTTCAAAAAAGTATTGAATAATCATCCCTACGCTGAGCTTGGTGTTGTTACCAACGGAAGTGTTGAAGTTGATGGAATGGAGTGGGGAACCGTGTTAAGCTGGAAAGAAAAGTATGACACAGCAATTGAAAATCTTTTAGCTGGTCATGAAAGCGAACATGCGTTAACTGCATTGTGA